In a genomic window of Tissierella sp. Yu-01:
- the ccsB gene encoding c-type cytochrome biogenesis protein CcsB, giving the protein MLGEKEGLIIAIILYVLAMFIYIMLFTSKKIRYSKYGSWLLRFGFVFHTIAILNRTVEAGRLPLASQYEFATSFAWAISLSFIVYEWKYKFKTLGIFVTPFILAVTVYAALQSAEIKPLMPVLQSEWLFFHVSTAIFSYGSFAIACAVSVVYIIREKLKDDEFTLRHLPQQEALDQMAYKAISFGFFMLTLVIVTGAIWAERAWGRYWRWDPKETWSFITWIIYAIYLHVRLNKGWKNKKAALYSVIGFAAVIFTYIGVNTLLSGFHSYL; this is encoded by the coding sequence ATGTTAGGTGAGAAGGAAGGATTAATCATAGCCATAATTTTATATGTATTAGCAATGTTTATATATATAATGCTATTTACTTCTAAGAAGATAAGATACTCCAAATATGGTTCATGGCTATTAAGATTTGGATTTGTATTTCATACAATAGCCATATTAAATAGAACTGTAGAAGCTGGAAGACTACCACTTGCCAGTCAGTACGAATTTGCTACTAGTTTTGCATGGGCAATATCATTGTCATTTATTGTATATGAGTGGAAATATAAATTTAAGACATTAGGTATTTTTGTAACTCCATTTATATTAGCAGTAACAGTGTATGCAGCTCTCCAATCTGCAGAGATTAAGCCACTGATGCCTGTACTACAAAGTGAATGGCTATTCTTTCATGTGAGTACGGCAATCTTTAGTTATGGTTCCTTTGCAATAGCCTGTGCAGTATCAGTAGTATATATTATTAGAGAAAAGTTAAAGGATGATGAATTTACACTAAGGCATCTACCGCAACAAGAAGCACTAGACCAGATGGCATATAAAGCTATAAGCTTTGGCTTCTTTATGTTGACCTTAGTAATAGTAACAGGAGCCATATGGGCAGAGCGAGCTTGGGGTAGATATTGGAGATGGGATCCAAAGGAAACCTGGTCATTTATAACTTGGATTATCTATGCTATATATCTTCATGTACGATTAAACAAAGGATGGAAGAATAAGAAGGCTGCACTATATTCAGTTATTGGATTTGCAGCAGTTATATTTACATATATCGGAGTAAATACATTGTTATCAGGATTTCACTCCTACCTTTAA
- the ric gene encoding iron-sulfur cluster repair di-iron protein, translating into MSKFNSSQNIGEIVVKFPKAAEIFKENRIDFCCGGNKPLSEAIKELGLDEDKIINEINSQYEQYETSAEDKDWTTAPLDELVEHILNKHHAYLWDEMPKIAKLSMTILKVHGEHHPELSKVHKLFRTVQMELEEHLTKEETLQYPAINKFLETNSKGDLEKAVNIIDELEQEHTNAGDILRELRAITKDYIIPDDVCGTFELTYQKLHEMESDLFQHIHLENNILFPRLRALL; encoded by the coding sequence ATGAGTAAATTTAACAGTTCACAAAATATCGGAGAAATAGTTGTAAAATTCCCTAAGGCTGCAGAAATATTTAAAGAAAATAGAATAGACTTTTGTTGTGGGGGAAATAAACCATTAAGTGAAGCAATTAAAGAATTAGGTTTAGATGAAGATAAAATAATAAATGAAATCAATAGTCAATACGAGCAATATGAAACGTCAGCTGAAGATAAGGACTGGACAACAGCTCCACTAGATGAACTAGTAGAACATATATTAAATAAACACCATGCTTATCTATGGGATGAAATGCCTAAGATTGCAAAACTTTCAATGACAATCCTAAAGGTTCATGGAGAACATCATCCAGAGCTCTCTAAAGTTCATAAACTATTTAGAACAGTTCAAATGGAATTAGAAGAGCATTTAACTAAGGAAGAAACATTACAATACCCAGCAATAAATAAATTCTTGGAGACTAATTCAAAAGGAGATTTAGAAAAGGCAGTAAATATCATTGATGAGTTAGAGCAGGAACATACTAATGCTGGAGACATTTTAAGAGAATTAAGAGCAATAACTAAAGATTATATAATTCCAGATGATGTATGTGGAACTTTTGAACTAACATATCAAAAGCTTCATGAAATGGAGTCAGACTTATTCCAACATATTCATCTTGAAAACAATATACTGTTCCCAAGATTAAGAGCATTATTATAA
- a CDS encoding ammonia-forming cytochrome c nitrite reductase subunit c552 — MRRKKLILSICFLLAIVLMISCTSKTPAPEPKPGPDTQPGGDVGEVEIPAPEDMIVDPKEWEEQFPQIYASYMKTSTMGDDTTEDSELGGSHPTDYLEKYPNIAILYEGIGFGKEYYEARGHFYALEDVSNISRPKGGASCLACKTAEYEKLYAEHGDQLASLDFQKTVQDVEFGITCYTCHRNTPGEGIQTTTLHFNDAADELNLQKTPGNLACSQCHVEYYFDKDDNSVILPWANGTEIAEIEEYYDEIEFSDWVHPRTGTPLIKVQHPETEMYTGSLHASMNVSCADCHMPRVTENEEEYKSHWVTSPLKTPNESCGRCHSDEIDNIVARVEAIQTEVEKMEVEVSDMLVKLIADFGQAIEDQKLSDEKIDQLRGLHRKAQYRWDFVFVENSTGFHNQAKATEALNEAKTYAQEALDILEGL, encoded by the coding sequence ATGAGAAGAAAAAAACTAATTTTAAGTATCTGTTTTTTATTAGCAATAGTCTTAATGATTAGCTGTACAAGTAAAACTCCAGCACCAGAGCCAAAGCCTGGACCTGATACGCAACCTGGAGGGGATGTAGGGGAGGTTGAGATTCCGGCTCCAGAGGATATGATTGTAGATCCTAAAGAATGGGAGGAACAATTCCCACAGATTTATGCTTCTTACATGAAGACTTCAACAATGGGAGATGACACTACGGAGGACTCTGAACTTGGAGGATCCCATCCTACAGATTATCTAGAGAAGTATCCTAATATTGCAATCCTTTATGAAGGAATAGGATTTGGCAAGGAATATTATGAAGCTAGGGGTCACTTTTATGCACTAGAAGATGTATCAAATATTTCTAGACCAAAGGGAGGGGCTTCATGTCTTGCATGTAAAACAGCAGAATATGAAAAGCTTTATGCTGAACATGGGGATCAACTAGCTTCCTTGGACTTTCAAAAAACTGTTCAAGATGTAGAGTTTGGAATTACCTGTTATACCTGTCATAGAAATACACCTGGTGAAGGAATTCAAACCACTACACTACATTTTAACGATGCAGCAGATGAACTAAACCTACAGAAGACTCCGGGAAACCTAGCATGTTCACAATGCCATGTTGAGTACTACTTTGATAAAGATGATAATTCTGTTATTTTACCATGGGCAAATGGAACAGAAATAGCAGAAATAGAGGAATACTATGATGAAATAGAATTTTCGGATTGGGTACATCCTAGAACGGGGACTCCATTGATAAAGGTACAACACCCTGAAACAGAAATGTATACTGGTAGTCTTCATGCTTCAATGAATGTATCATGTGCAGATTGTCATATGCCAAGAGTGACAGAAAACGAGGAAGAGTATAAATCTCACTGGGTAACAAGCCCTCTTAAAACTCCAAACGAATCCTGTGGCAGATGTCATTCAGATGAAATAGATAACATAGTTGCAAGAGTAGAGGCAATACAGACTGAGGTAGAGAAAATGGAAGTAGAAGTAAGTGATATGCTAGTAAAATTAATTGCCGACTTTGGTCAGGCAATTGAAGACCAGAAGCTTTCAGATGAAAAAATTGATCAGTTAAGAGGCCTACATAGAAAAGCACAATATCGTTGGGATTTTGTATTCGTAGAAAATAGTACAGGATTCCATAATCAGGCTAAAGCAACTGAAGCATTAAATGAAGCAAAAACCTATGCACAAGAAGCCTTAGATATACTTGAAGGTTTATGA
- a CDS encoding cation:dicarboxylase symporter family transporter encodes MTTTLAVIINIIVMLAIIYGLTLLRKKRTSFTIRVLLALLIGIIFGAALQVIFGATSDVVKVSISWLNVIANGYVRLLRMIVVPLIFVSITGAIINQDSKNLGKIATRIIAVLIITTAISAFIGASVANVFDISAEGLQAGESEIKAGKNLETRLEDFQAKPIQEQLMEIIPTNPFYSLTGQGSNSTLSVVFFAAFVAVAAIGIRKKNPESAETFKKLIKSIQDVVMRMTTMVLRLTPYGVLALMTRMVSTSDFSEILRLLKFVLASYVALILVFIVHLIIIAIFGLNPVTYIKKAISTLMFAFSSRSSAATIPMTIETLSEKMGVSQGVANLSASLGTSIGQNGCAGVYPAMLAVMIAPTVGINPLDPMFLIKLVVITALASFGIAGVGGGATFAALTVLSAMGLPVGLVGLLIAIEPLIDMGRTLVNVSDSIVAGLISGKLVGELDTGVYNSEIE; translated from the coding sequence ATGACAACGACATTAGCAGTAATTATTAATATTATTGTTATGCTCGCTATAATTTATGGATTAACTTTATTGAGGAAGAAAAGAACTTCATTTACTATAAGAGTATTACTTGCCTTATTAATTGGTATTATATTTGGAGCCGCACTTCAGGTAATCTTCGGTGCAACTTCAGATGTAGTGAAGGTTTCTATTAGTTGGTTAAATGTAATAGCCAACGGTTATGTAAGACTTCTTAGAATGATTGTTGTTCCGTTAATATTCGTATCAATTACAGGTGCAATAATAAATCAGGACTCAAAGAACTTAGGAAAGATAGCTACCAGAATTATTGCAGTTTTAATAATTACAACTGCAATTTCTGCATTTATCGGTGCAAGTGTAGCCAATGTATTTGACATATCTGCTGAAGGTCTACAGGCTGGGGAATCAGAAATAAAGGCAGGAAAAAATCTTGAAACACGTCTAGAGGACTTTCAAGCTAAACCTATTCAAGAACAACTGATGGAAATTATACCAACAAATCCTTTCTACTCCTTGACAGGTCAGGGAAGTAACTCTACACTTTCAGTAGTCTTCTTTGCAGCTTTCGTTGCTGTTGCTGCAATCGGGATTAGGAAGAAAAATCCTGAATCAGCTGAAACCTTTAAGAAATTAATCAAATCAATTCAGGATGTAGTTATGAGAATGACAACTATGGTTCTTAGACTAACCCCTTATGGTGTCTTGGCATTGATGACAAGGATGGTTTCAACAAGTGACTTCAGTGAGATTTTAAGATTATTAAAATTTGTATTAGCATCTTATGTGGCCCTTATACTAGTATTTATAGTTCACCTAATTATAATAGCCATCTTTGGACTTAACCCTGTAACATATATAAAGAAGGCGATTTCAACACTTATGTTTGCATTTAGCTCTAGGTCCTCTGCGGCTACTATCCCGATGACAATAGAAACTCTTTCTGAAAAGATGGGTGTTTCCCAAGGAGTTGCTAACCTATCTGCATCGTTGGGAACAAGTATTGGTCAAAATGGATGTGCAGGAGTTTATCCGGCAATGCTTGCGGTTATGATAGCTCCAACTGTAGGAATAAATCCACTGGATCCAATGTTCTTAATCAAATTAGTAGTAATAACAGCTTTAGCGTCCTTTGGAATTGCCGGAGTTGGTGGTGGGGCTACCTTTGCAGCACTTACTGTTCTATCAGCTATGGGATTGCCTGTTGGCTTAGTAGGACTTCTAATTGCAATAGAGCCGTTAATTGACATGGGTAGGACACTGGTAAATGTAAGTGATTCTATAGTAGCTGGATTAATTTCTGGCAAATTAGTTGGTGAGTTAGATACAGGTGTGTATAATAGTGAGATTGAATAG
- a CDS encoding cytochrome c biogenesis protein ResB — protein sequence MEKVLRKSLIFFKSMKFGIFLLILILFLSMAGTFIPQGFEEHVYTHQYPTAISKAITTLGLNDVYNSIIFGVLFIALTLNLFMCSTSRFIKVAKKLKNSTSAENMELVSAEEVDSFEHINDSIDKSFKKHGFKRYYQDNANKNRYHSTKNKIGYLGSWILHFGILLVIVYYAYGHITYFTESVYGVPGMLKSIKGTDYKVKINDFDIEYDEDGAVRQYISQVELLDTSSNVLKSSHVAVNEPMRYEGYTFYQTAYGWAAECTTLKSGESLLKDVIYEQTSLSIPSENIGIYFNRYYPDESPLILYAIHYRGEIVKMNFVPVGETIKWNQYEFVLENPQMYTYIDVNKMNGQLGAGIGAFLMTFGIFLVFFLKPEHLQIYLEDSKILVYKYPINKSKTQNRERDSYVR from the coding sequence ATGGAAAAGGTCTTAAGAAAAAGTCTTATATTTTTTAAATCCATGAAGTTTGGTATTTTTTTATTAATTCTAATACTATTTCTATCAATGGCTGGAACTTTCATTCCACAAGGTTTTGAGGAACATGTATACACTCATCAGTACCCAACCGCAATATCTAAAGCAATAACTACGTTAGGTTTAAATGATGTATATAACTCAATAATATTTGGAGTGCTTTTTATTGCCTTAACTTTAAATCTTTTTATGTGTAGTACATCTAGATTTATTAAAGTCGCAAAAAAACTAAAAAATAGTACCTCTGCAGAAAATATGGAGCTTGTAAGTGCAGAGGAAGTTGATTCATTTGAACATATAAATGATTCAATAGATAAAAGTTTTAAAAAACATGGTTTCAAAAGATACTATCAAGATAATGCAAATAAAAATCGGTATCATTCAACAAAAAATAAAATTGGATATTTAGGATCATGGATATTACATTTCGGAATATTACTAGTAATAGTATATTACGCCTACGGCCACATTACATATTTTACAGAGAGTGTATATGGAGTACCTGGTATGCTCAAGTCTATAAAAGGAACAGATTACAAAGTTAAAATCAATGACTTCGATATAGAATACGATGAAGATGGAGCAGTCCGGCAATATATTTCACAAGTTGAACTGCTTGATACATCAAGCAACGTATTAAAATCTTCTCATGTAGCTGTTAATGAACCAATGAGATATGAAGGATATACATTTTACCAGACAGCCTATGGATGGGCTGCAGAATGCACTACATTAAAATCGGGAGAAAGCTTATTAAAGGATGTTATTTATGAGCAAACATCATTGAGCATTCCAAGTGAAAATATAGGTATTTACTTTAATAGATACTACCCTGATGAAAGTCCTTTGATTTTATATGCAATTCATTATAGGGGAGAAATAGTAAAGATGAATTTTGTACCAGTAGGGGAGACCATTAAGTGGAATCAATATGAATTTGTATTAGAGAATCCTCAAATGTATACCTATATTGATGTAAACAAAATGAATGGACAATTAGGGGCTGGTATTGGTGCGTTCCTTATGACCTTTGGTATATTTCTTGTATTCTTCTTAAAACCAGAACACTTACAAATATATCTGGAGGATAGTAAGATACTTGTTTATAAATATCCTATAAATAAATCGAAAACTCAAAATAGGGAGAGAGATAGCTATGTTAGGTGA
- a CDS encoding cation:proton antiporter, whose translation MAASLAIILLLGMPTKRLFEKLRMPGLLGMLLLGILIGPHGFNLLQEDMIMISGDLRSIALIIILLRAGLGINRDDLIKIGTTALKMSCIPGLIEGLFVAIASVILLGFTFAQGGILGFIIAAVSPAVIVPSMLKLMDDNIGTEKGIPTLILAGASIDDVFAITIFSAFLGLYSGSNINVGVQLLNIPVSIFLGIMAGIIIGLILIKVFKNYHIRDTNKLLLILGFSILLNQLEGALRTKLQVASLLGVMTIGFVIIEKLPQVGKRLSNKFNKVWILAEILLFVLVGAQVDIDVAIKAGKIGVVIILIGLIGRSIGVIISLLGTDYNWKERLFCVIAYIPKATVQAAIGAVPLSLGIDSGDMILAIAVLSILITAPLGAIGIHYSSEKLL comes from the coding sequence ATGGCTGCAAGTTTAGCAATAATCTTATTATTAGGAATGCCAACAAAAAGGTTATTCGAAAAACTAAGAATGCCTGGTTTATTAGGAATGTTATTATTAGGTATTCTTATAGGCCCTCATGGATTTAATTTATTACAAGAAGACATGATCATGATATCAGGGGATTTAAGAAGTATTGCTTTGATTATTATTTTATTAAGAGCCGGACTTGGAATTAATAGAGATGATTTGATTAAGATTGGCACCACAGCATTAAAGATGAGTTGTATACCTGGTTTAATAGAGGGTTTATTTGTTGCCATTGCTTCTGTAATACTTTTAGGATTTACATTTGCTCAAGGGGGAATATTGGGTTTTATTATTGCTGCTGTTTCTCCTGCTGTTATAGTACCATCTATGCTTAAATTAATGGATGACAACATTGGTACAGAAAAGGGAATACCAACACTAATATTGGCTGGTGCATCTATTGATGATGTATTTGCAATTACCATTTTTAGTGCCTTTTTAGGTTTATATAGTGGTTCTAATATCAATGTTGGAGTACAATTATTAAATATTCCTGTGTCGATTTTTTTAGGTATTATGGCAGGTATAATTATTGGGTTAATATTAATTAAAGTCTTTAAGAATTACCATATTCGTGATACAAATAAACTGTTATTAATACTTGGATTTTCAATATTACTTAATCAATTAGAAGGTGCATTAAGGACAAAATTACAAGTTGCCTCTCTTTTGGGAGTTATGACTATTGGTTTTGTAATAATTGAAAAATTACCTCAAGTAGGAAAAAGATTGTCTAATAAATTTAATAAAGTATGGATCTTAGCAGAAATATTATTGTTTGTATTAGTAGGGGCACAGGTAGATATAGATGTAGCCATAAAAGCAGGTAAAATAGGTGTTGTAATAATATTGATAGGCTTAATAGGACGAAGTATAGGAGTTATAATTTCATTGCTAGGTACAGATTATAATTGGAAAGAAAGACTATTTTGTGTAATTGCATATATCCCAAAGGCAACAGTCCAGGCTGCAATTGGAGCAGTACCCTTATCATTAGGAATAGACTCAGGAGACATGATTTTGGCTATCGCAGTATTATCTATACTAATCACTGCACCTTTAGGAGCAATTGGAATTCATTACTCATCAGAAAAGTTGCTGTAG